A portion of the Salmo trutta chromosome 1, fSalTru1.1, whole genome shotgun sequence genome contains these proteins:
- the LOC115172226 gene encoding bromo adjacent homology domain-containing 1 protein isoform X1 — translation MTHAQNKGSLSQSRSTVTREHCPDRPHGETMGGAWPERTLRFGRTMKKGGTKRGRGGVKEMMDRREKTPERNRRRSRKSYPLRGRGGAPEEEGLSCHVLLTRLEKDIQEQEDTSERGNDSPTHPPVKPESRSKKLDKGKGKAKGKLLAKMIPKTKSKTTSDEQGSPFPEPRKRRLASLNAEAVNSLLLERPNENQPASKQARRQQDEPTSGESFLGTDPARRGVTGNPNAPRASSKASTSHKPDPCQSSRKTKKVSKKPAKPDRGQKKEMMTLQMLHTPAPRRLAGLNAAALLKLTSTSATSKQRVKTTSTTTTMDCKATSTASVDVKQKQPQPRPTLKPCSRQPKQKGRQLIPGEVGCSACKKSNFEPKVEWESGGCTHRLTKPGYQSRSMLAYPLKPVVKEEQVEAELSPYYCCPPEGSVEYCHRLALFLGQQAYADSEERPLNSALTSVKRECLVTSPSHPHSHTALTLSPHPCLCTADPACFSSYYVHIAHPTHPGAPSANLSSRPLNFGSSTLCPGRVSGSKLLGPPVSHSSTLAHPAFCGSVGTPCYSEACRVSGYTYRAMQPVNSRGCSFSTGCSGCTHSIKTEGYSSPQGDHNPSLLVSPSLPLSGCPLPTTPSSTQAKPRLLTPLSDRSVPQARLKLARECPQGSKPPNGSLSMGRTRLSQKQPAPTPSLSPAKQKRVSHRRATNGWLPVGVPTEKEVFIAGEDETALRQCYEGVQRDGEVIRVRDTVLLRAGPRKKSLPYVAKISALWEDPKSGELMMSLFWYYRPEHTQGVRDPSMHCENEIFASRHQDENSVACIEDRCYVLPLAQYCRFCALVKRRAEGVPPGAARVVPCPSDFDPPDHRQVPADIDPELVYLCRHVYDFRYGRILKNLQ, via the exons ATGACCCACGCCCAGAACAAAGGTTCTCTTAGCCAGAGTCGCAGCACAGTGACGCGGGAACACTGCCCCGATAGGCCACATGGTGAGACCATGGGCGGGGCCTGGCCTGAGCGCACGCTGCGATTTGGCAGGACCATGAAGAAGGGCGGGACTAAGCGAGGAAGGGGCGGGGTTAAAGAGATGATGGACAGGAGGGAGAAGACTCCGGAGCGGAATAGGAGGCGGAGCAGGAAATCTTATCCCTTACGAGGAAGGGGAGGTGCTCCGGAGGAGGAGGGACTTAGCTGTCACGTTTTGCTCACCCGACTGGAGAAGGACATCCAGGAGCAGGAGGACACCAGTGAGAGGGGGAATGATTCGCCAACTCACCCGCCCGTCAAACCTGAATCCCGGAGCAAGAAACTGGACAAAGGAAAAGGCAAAGCCAAGGGGAAACTCCTGGCAAAGATGATACCAAAAACTAAATCAAAAACCACCAGTGATGAGCAGGGGTCGCCATTTCCAGAGCCGCGTAAGCGACGGCTAGCTTCTCTCAACGCTGAGGCCGTGAACAGTCTGCTGTTGGAGAGACCTAACGAGAACCAGCCGGCTTCTAAACAGGCCAGGAGACAACAGGATGAGCCCACCAGCGGTGAGTCGTTCCTGGGGACGGATCCGGCCAGGCGCGGGGTGACCGGAAATCCTAATGCTCCAAGAGCCAGCAGCAAGGCCTCCACATCGCACAAGCCTGACCCGTGCCAAAGCTCCAGGAAGACTAAGAAGGTCTCCAAGAAACCGGCCAAACCAGACAGAGGACAGAAGAAAGAGATGATGACTTTACAGATGTTACACACCCCTGCTCCCCGACGGCTAGCTGGACTCAACGCTGCTGCGCTGCTAAAGTTAACGAGCACCTCGGCGACTAGCAAACAGCGAGTGAAAACAACATCAACGACTACGACGATGGACTGCAAGGCTACGAGCACTGCATCAGTTGACGTGAAGCAGAAGCAACCGCAACCGCGACCAACTCTTAAACCGTGCAGCCGCCAGCCTAAGCAGAAGGGAAGGCAATTGATTCCAGGAGAGGTAGGCTGTTCTGCCTGCAAGAAGTCCAACTTTGAGCCCAAAGTGGAGTGGGAGTCTGGCGGGTGCACCCACCGGCTAACCAAACCAGGCTACCAGTCGCGCAGCATGCTAGCCTACCCGCTGAAGCCCGTTGTCAAAGAGGAGCAGGTGGAGGCAGAGCTGAGCCCATACTACTGCTGCCCCCCAGAGGGCTCTGTGGAGTACTGCCACCGCCTGGCCTTGTTCCTGGGTCAGCAGGCCTACGCCGACTCTGAAGAACGACCTTTAAACTCTGCCCTAACCTCTGTGAAACGGGAGTGCCTAGTGACGTCACCCTCCCATCCCCACTCCCACACAGCCCTGACCCTCAGCCCCCACCCCTGCCTCTGCACCGCCGACCCCGCCTGCTTCTCCAGCTACTACGTCCACATCGCCCATCCTACACACCCTGGAGCTCCGTCAGCCAACCTCAGCTCGCGACCTCTGAACTTTGGCTCCTCGACGCTGTGTCCCGGCAGGGTGTCTGGGTCCAAGCTGCTGGGTCCTCCGGTGTCCCATTCCTCGACGCTGGCCCATCCTGCCTTCTGTGGCTCAGTGGGCACTCCCTGCTACAGCGAGGCCTGCCGGGTCAGCGGCTACACATACAGAGCCATGCAGCCGGTCAACAGCAGGGGGTGCTCTTTCTCCACAGGCTGCTCCGGGTGTACACACAGCATCAAGACag aGGGTTACTCCTCCCCCCAGGGTGACCACAACCCCTCCCTcctggtttctccctctctccccctctcaggcTGTCCCCTCCCTACCACCCCGTCCTCCACCCAGGCCAAGCCCCGTCTCCTCACCCCCCTGTCTGACCGCAGTGTGCCCCAGGCCAGGCTGAAGCTGGCCAGGGAGTGCCCTCAGGGCTCCAAGCCCCCTAACGGCTCTCTGTCCATGGGGAGAACCAGGCTGTCCCAGAAACAGCCAGCTCCGACACCCAGCCTATCCCCCGCCAAGCAGAAGAGGGTCAGCCACCGACGGGCCACCAACGGGTGGCTGCCTGTAGGAGTGCCCACAGAGAAAGAAGTGTTCATTGCG gGGGAGGACGAGACGGCCTTACGGCAGTGTTATGAAGGAGTACAGAGAGACGGCGAAGTGATACGTGTCCGAGACACAGTGCTGCTGCGCGCCGGTCCCCGGAAGAAGTCCCTGCCCTACGTCGCCAAGATATCAGCGCTATGGGAGGACCCCAAATCTG GAGAGCTGATGATGAGCCTGTTCTGGTACTATCGACCTGAACACACACAGGGAGTCCGAGACCCCAGCATGCACTGTGAG AATGAGATTTTTGCCTCTCGGCATCAAGACGAGAACAGTGTGGCCTGCATCGAAGACCGATGCTATGTTCTCCCACTAGCGCAGTACTGTCG ATTTTGTGCCTTGGTGAAGCGGCGTGCAGAGGGTGTACCCCCTGGTGCTGCCAGAGTGGTCCCCTGCCCCTCAGACTTCGACCCCCCAGACCACCGCCAGGTGCCCGCCGACATAGACCCTGAACTGGTGTACCTCTGCCGCCACGTCTACGACTTCCGCTATGGACGCATCCTGAAGAACCTGCAGTAG
- the LOC115172226 gene encoding bromo adjacent homology domain-containing 1 protein isoform X2, producing MTHAQNKGSLSQSRSTVTREHCPDRPHGETMGGAWPERTLRFGRTMKKGGTKRGRGGVKEMMDRREKTPERNRRRSRKSYPLRGRGGAPEEEGLSCHVLLTRLEKDIQEQEDTSERGNDSPTHPPVKPESRSKKLDKGKGKAKGKLLAKMIPKTKSKTTSDEQGSPFPEPRKRRLASLNAEAVNSLLLERPNENQPASKQARRQQDEPTSGESFLGTDPARRGVTGNPNAPRASSKASTSHKPDPCQSSRKTKKVSKKPAKPDRGQKKEMMTLQMLHTPAPRRLAGLNAAALLKLTSTSATSKQRVKTTSTTTTMDCKATSTASVDVKQKQPQPRPTLKPCSRQPKQKGRQLIPGEVGCSACKKSNFEPKVEWESGGCTHRLTKPGYQSRSMLAYPLKPVVKEEQVEAELSPYYCCPPEGSVEYCHRLALFLGQQAYADSEERPLNSALTSVKRECLVTSPSHPHSHTALTLSPHPCLCTADPACFSSYYVHIAHPTHPGAPSANLSSRPLNFGSSTLCPGRVSGSKLLGPPVSHSSTLAHPAFCGSVGTPCYSEACRVSGYTYRAMQPVNSRGCSFSTGCSGCTHSIKTGCPLPTTPSSTQAKPRLLTPLSDRSVPQARLKLARECPQGSKPPNGSLSMGRTRLSQKQPAPTPSLSPAKQKRVSHRRATNGWLPVGVPTEKEVFIAGEDETALRQCYEGVQRDGEVIRVRDTVLLRAGPRKKSLPYVAKISALWEDPKSGELMMSLFWYYRPEHTQGVRDPSMHCENEIFASRHQDENSVACIEDRCYVLPLAQYCRFCALVKRRAEGVPPGAARVVPCPSDFDPPDHRQVPADIDPELVYLCRHVYDFRYGRILKNLQ from the exons ATGACCCACGCCCAGAACAAAGGTTCTCTTAGCCAGAGTCGCAGCACAGTGACGCGGGAACACTGCCCCGATAGGCCACATGGTGAGACCATGGGCGGGGCCTGGCCTGAGCGCACGCTGCGATTTGGCAGGACCATGAAGAAGGGCGGGACTAAGCGAGGAAGGGGCGGGGTTAAAGAGATGATGGACAGGAGGGAGAAGACTCCGGAGCGGAATAGGAGGCGGAGCAGGAAATCTTATCCCTTACGAGGAAGGGGAGGTGCTCCGGAGGAGGAGGGACTTAGCTGTCACGTTTTGCTCACCCGACTGGAGAAGGACATCCAGGAGCAGGAGGACACCAGTGAGAGGGGGAATGATTCGCCAACTCACCCGCCCGTCAAACCTGAATCCCGGAGCAAGAAACTGGACAAAGGAAAAGGCAAAGCCAAGGGGAAACTCCTGGCAAAGATGATACCAAAAACTAAATCAAAAACCACCAGTGATGAGCAGGGGTCGCCATTTCCAGAGCCGCGTAAGCGACGGCTAGCTTCTCTCAACGCTGAGGCCGTGAACAGTCTGCTGTTGGAGAGACCTAACGAGAACCAGCCGGCTTCTAAACAGGCCAGGAGACAACAGGATGAGCCCACCAGCGGTGAGTCGTTCCTGGGGACGGATCCGGCCAGGCGCGGGGTGACCGGAAATCCTAATGCTCCAAGAGCCAGCAGCAAGGCCTCCACATCGCACAAGCCTGACCCGTGCCAAAGCTCCAGGAAGACTAAGAAGGTCTCCAAGAAACCGGCCAAACCAGACAGAGGACAGAAGAAAGAGATGATGACTTTACAGATGTTACACACCCCTGCTCCCCGACGGCTAGCTGGACTCAACGCTGCTGCGCTGCTAAAGTTAACGAGCACCTCGGCGACTAGCAAACAGCGAGTGAAAACAACATCAACGACTACGACGATGGACTGCAAGGCTACGAGCACTGCATCAGTTGACGTGAAGCAGAAGCAACCGCAACCGCGACCAACTCTTAAACCGTGCAGCCGCCAGCCTAAGCAGAAGGGAAGGCAATTGATTCCAGGAGAGGTAGGCTGTTCTGCCTGCAAGAAGTCCAACTTTGAGCCCAAAGTGGAGTGGGAGTCTGGCGGGTGCACCCACCGGCTAACCAAACCAGGCTACCAGTCGCGCAGCATGCTAGCCTACCCGCTGAAGCCCGTTGTCAAAGAGGAGCAGGTGGAGGCAGAGCTGAGCCCATACTACTGCTGCCCCCCAGAGGGCTCTGTGGAGTACTGCCACCGCCTGGCCTTGTTCCTGGGTCAGCAGGCCTACGCCGACTCTGAAGAACGACCTTTAAACTCTGCCCTAACCTCTGTGAAACGGGAGTGCCTAGTGACGTCACCCTCCCATCCCCACTCCCACACAGCCCTGACCCTCAGCCCCCACCCCTGCCTCTGCACCGCCGACCCCGCCTGCTTCTCCAGCTACTACGTCCACATCGCCCATCCTACACACCCTGGAGCTCCGTCAGCCAACCTCAGCTCGCGACCTCTGAACTTTGGCTCCTCGACGCTGTGTCCCGGCAGGGTGTCTGGGTCCAAGCTGCTGGGTCCTCCGGTGTCCCATTCCTCGACGCTGGCCCATCCTGCCTTCTGTGGCTCAGTGGGCACTCCCTGCTACAGCGAGGCCTGCCGGGTCAGCGGCTACACATACAGAGCCATGCAGCCGGTCAACAGCAGGGGGTGCTCTTTCTCCACAGGCTGCTCCGGGTGTACACACAGCATCAAGACag gcTGTCCCCTCCCTACCACCCCGTCCTCCACCCAGGCCAAGCCCCGTCTCCTCACCCCCCTGTCTGACCGCAGTGTGCCCCAGGCCAGGCTGAAGCTGGCCAGGGAGTGCCCTCAGGGCTCCAAGCCCCCTAACGGCTCTCTGTCCATGGGGAGAACCAGGCTGTCCCAGAAACAGCCAGCTCCGACACCCAGCCTATCCCCCGCCAAGCAGAAGAGGGTCAGCCACCGACGGGCCACCAACGGGTGGCTGCCTGTAGGAGTGCCCACAGAGAAAGAAGTGTTCATTGCG gGGGAGGACGAGACGGCCTTACGGCAGTGTTATGAAGGAGTACAGAGAGACGGCGAAGTGATACGTGTCCGAGACACAGTGCTGCTGCGCGCCGGTCCCCGGAAGAAGTCCCTGCCCTACGTCGCCAAGATATCAGCGCTATGGGAGGACCCCAAATCTG GAGAGCTGATGATGAGCCTGTTCTGGTACTATCGACCTGAACACACACAGGGAGTCCGAGACCCCAGCATGCACTGTGAG AATGAGATTTTTGCCTCTCGGCATCAAGACGAGAACAGTGTGGCCTGCATCGAAGACCGATGCTATGTTCTCCCACTAGCGCAGTACTGTCG ATTTTGTGCCTTGGTGAAGCGGCGTGCAGAGGGTGTACCCCCTGGTGCTGCCAGAGTGGTCCCCTGCCCCTCAGACTTCGACCCCCCAGACCACCGCCAGGTGCCCGCCGACATAGACCCTGAACTGGTGTACCTCTGCCGCCACGTCTACGACTTCCGCTATGGACGCATCCTGAAGAACCTGCAGTAG